The Haloimpatiens massiliensis genome includes a window with the following:
- a CDS encoding RNA-guided endonuclease InsQ/TnpB family protein yields the protein MKKLKKAYKIEIKPTEEQITKIHKTIGVSRFIYNFYIAHNKKVYEKEKKFISGMDFSKWLNNEYIPNNTDKIWIKEVSSKATKRAIMNSEKAFKKFFDGKASFPKFKKKKNQDVKAYFPKNNKTDWTIERHRVKVPTLGWIRLKEFGYIPVNSIVKSGTVSQKADRYFVSILVEEAIKLDNKSYSEGIGVDLGLKNFAICNNGLSKKNINKTKTVKKEEKKLIREQRKLSRKYESLKLRNKKEKGEATRQNIQKQIVKVQKLHQRLTNIRTDYINKTVNELIKQKPSFITIEDLNVSGMMKNKHLAKAVAGQKFYEFRTKLISKAKQNGIEIRIVDRFYPSSKMCSCCGAYKKDLKLSDRVYKCSCGLSIDRDLNASINLANAKEYKIA from the coding sequence ATGAAGAAGTTGAAAAAAGCATACAAAATAGAAATTAAACCAACAGAAGAACAGATAACTAAAATTCATAAAACTATTGGTGTAAGTAGGTTCATATACAATTTTTATATTGCTCATAATAAAAAAGTTTACGAAAAAGAGAAAAAATTTATTAGTGGTATGGATTTTTCTAAATGGCTTAATAATGAGTATATTCCTAATAATACCGATAAAATTTGGATTAAAGAAGTATCCTCTAAAGCTACCAAACGAGCAATCATGAATAGTGAGAAAGCTTTTAAAAAATTTTTTGATGGTAAAGCAAGTTTCCCTAAATTTAAGAAAAAGAAAAATCAAGATGTTAAAGCTTACTTTCCAAAGAACAATAAAACAGATTGGACTATTGAAAGACATAGAGTTAAAGTTCCAACTTTAGGTTGGATTAGATTAAAAGAATTTGGATACATTCCAGTTAACTCCATAGTTAAAAGTGGTACAGTAAGTCAAAAAGCAGATAGATATTTTGTTTCAATTTTAGTTGAAGAAGCTATTAAATTAGACAATAAATCTTATTCAGAAGGAATAGGCGTAGACCTTGGACTAAAGAATTTTGCAATTTGTAATAATGGTTTATCTAAAAAGAATATTAACAAAACTAAAACAGTTAAAAAAGAAGAAAAGAAACTAATACGTGAGCAAAGAAAACTTTCAAGGAAATATGAAAGTTTAAAATTAAGAAATAAAAAAGAGAAAGGAGAAGCTACTCGTCAAAATATCCAAAAACAAATAGTCAAGGTACAAAAACTTCATCAAAGACTTACAAATATAAGAACTGATTATATAAATAAAACAGTGAATGAGTTAATAAAACAAAAACCAAGTTTTATAACTATCGAAGATTTAAATGTAAGTGGAATGATGAAGAATAAACATTTAGCTAAAGCGGTTGCTGGGCAAAAGTTTTATGAATTTAGAACTAAACTTATTTCAAAAGCTAAACAAAATGGCATTGAGATAAGAATAGTTGATAGATTCTATCCAAGTAGTAAAATGTGTAGCTGTTGTGGAGCATATAAGAAAGATTTAAAACTATCTGATAGAGTTTATAAATGCAGTTGTGGGCTTTCTATTGATAGAGATTTAAATGCTTCAATCAATTTAGCCAATGCTAAAGAATATAAGATAGCTTAA
- a CDS encoding sensor histidine kinase: MKVKKSISKQLFIITSLLFVVFIIIILITQTLFFQKFYVNKKKRDIQAVVSDFKEEYKKINTSEEIEDLIEKYHMNTRVEISILQSSGNIQMYLRREYLKPEKMKTMYMNEFINNWVPNIYRFQEIMDKNKSEIYLEPLKEKEVPRKNIVCISPIKEKNQIIFGFDSLEPVNEAVSVIKEFYLYFFIVAILLIIVTSLIYSNIITKPLVQINKTALKMAELDFNEKCMVKSENEIGSLATTLNFLSYNLQKALTSLKEANAKLEEDIEKERQLEKMRREFVAAVSHELKTPITLIEGYAEGIKDNVFDDEDKDYYIDVIMDESKKMTGLINDMLDLSLLECGNFKLVKEKFFIEQLIKSTIKRFWGIVKDKNINIQCNLIDNIEVYADWNRIEQVVYNILTNAIRHTGEKDTIFVNMVKLNEKIKIEIENEGEHIEKEELDRIWDKFYKVDKSRSRKLGGTGIGLAVVKNIIVLHGGECGVENTQRGVKFYFILPL; the protein is encoded by the coding sequence ATGAAGGTTAAAAAGAGTATATCAAAACAACTTTTTATCATAACATCTTTATTATTTGTAGTTTTTATTATTATAATATTAATTACTCAAACTTTATTCTTTCAAAAATTTTATGTAAATAAGAAAAAAAGGGATATACAGGCGGTTGTAAGTGATTTTAAAGAAGAATATAAAAAAATTAACACCAGTGAGGAAATTGAAGATTTGATAGAAAAGTATCATATGAATACTAGGGTAGAAATTAGTATTTTACAATCTTCAGGAAATATACAAATGTATTTAAGAAGAGAATATTTAAAGCCGGAAAAAATGAAAACAATGTATATGAATGAATTTATAAATAATTGGGTACCTAATATTTATAGATTCCAAGAAATTATGGATAAGAATAAGAGTGAGATTTATTTAGAACCTCTAAAAGAAAAAGAAGTTCCTAGGAAAAATATAGTTTGTATATCACCAATTAAAGAAAAAAATCAAATTATATTTGGATTTGATTCACTAGAACCAGTAAATGAGGCTGTGTCTGTAATAAAGGAATTCTATTTATATTTTTTTATAGTTGCAATTTTACTTATAATAGTTACTTCTTTGATTTATTCTAATATTATAACTAAGCCTTTAGTACAAATAAATAAAACTGCCTTAAAAATGGCTGAATTAGATTTTAATGAAAAATGCATGGTGAAAAGTGAAAATGAAATAGGAAGTCTTGCTACTACACTGAATTTTTTGTCTTACAATTTACAAAAGGCTTTGACATCTTTAAAAGAAGCAAATGCAAAATTAGAAGAAGATATTGAAAAGGAAAGGCAACTGGAAAAAATGAGAAGAGAATTCGTAGCTGCGGTTTCTCATGAACTTAAGACACCTATAACATTAATAGAAGGATATGCAGAAGGTATTAAAGATAATGTGTTTGATGATGAAGACAAGGACTATTATATTGATGTAATAATGGACGAATCTAAAAAAATGACAGGGTTAATTAATGACATGCTTGATTTGTCTTTACTGGAATGTGGGAATTTTAAGTTAGTTAAAGAGAAATTTTTCATAGAGCAGCTAATTAAGTCCACTATAAAAAGATTTTGGGGTATTGTGAAGGATAAAAACATTAATATTCAATGCAATTTAATTGATAATATAGAAGTATATGCGGATTGGAACAGAATAGAACAGGTGGTATATAATATATTGACTAATGCCATAAGACATACTGGAGAAAAAGATACTATTTTTGTGAATATGGTAAAACTAAATGAAAAGATTAAGATAGAGATAGAAAATGAAGGGGAACATATTGAAAAAGAAGAGCTGGATAGGATATGGGATAAATTCTATAAAGTTGATAAATCTAGAAGTAGAAAATTGGGAGGTACGGGCATAGGACTTGCGGTAGTGAAAAACATTATAGTTTTACATGGAGGAGAATGTGGTGTAGAGAACACTCAAAGAGGAGTTAAGTTTTATTTTATATTACCATTGTAG
- a CDS encoding response regulator, which translates to MMDTILIVDDEERIRKLIAAYLKKDNYNTMEAENGMDAIKILKENHIKLMILDVMMPVMDGWTVLNEVRKFSNIPVIMLTAKSEEEDTLLAFELGTDIYLTKPFSPKVLVANVKASLKRSYNCQGNNNKVCAFEGIHIDKNSHRVTIDEKEINLLPKEFQLLVYFMDNNRLVLTREQILNAVWGNDYYGDLRTVDTHIRRLREKLGTRAYAISTIRGYGYKFEVKNEG; encoded by the coding sequence ATTATGGATACTATTCTTATAGTGGACGATGAGGAAAGAATTAGAAAACTTATTGCAGCATATTTAAAAAAAGATAATTACAATACAATGGAAGCAGAAAATGGAATGGATGCTATAAAGATTTTAAAAGAAAATCATATTAAGCTTATGATATTAGATGTTATGATGCCTGTAATGGATGGATGGACGGTATTAAATGAGGTAAGAAAATTTTCTAATATACCAGTTATTATGCTTACAGCAAAATCTGAAGAGGAGGATACTTTATTGGCATTTGAATTGGGAACAGATATTTATTTAACTAAACCATTTAGTCCAAAGGTACTGGTTGCTAATGTGAAGGCTTCCTTAAAGAGAAGTTATAATTGTCAGGGTAACAATAATAAGGTATGTGCATTCGAAGGTATTCACATAGATAAGAATTCTCATAGAGTAACTATTGATGAAAAGGAGATAAATCTTTTACCTAAGGAATTTCAACTGCTAGTTTATTTTATGGATAATAATAGACTGGTGCTTACAAGAGAACAGATATTAAATGCTGTTTGGGGAAATGACTATTATGGGGATTTGAGAACTGTGGATACGCATATTAGACGACTAAGGGAGAAACTTGGTACAAGAGCCTATGCAATATCTACCATAAGGGGATATGGGTATAAATTCGAGGTGAAAAATGAAGGTTAA